GGAACGGCTGGTTGCTGACTACGCAGGCACAGGACTGACTGTTGGCAAACACCCCATGCACTACCGGCGTCGTGAGCTGCGGTCACAGGGTATTTTGTCCTCAGAAGACCTCCGCCTCTGTCGCGATGGGCTGTTTGTGCGAACCGCTGGCTGCGTGATCGCGCGTCAACGGCCTGGCACAGCGAAAGGCTTCATCTTTCTTTCGATGGAAGACGAGACAGGCATCGCCAACGTCATCGTTACACCTGATCTATATGAGCAGGATCGCCTAGTGGTCACGCGAAGCAAGTTCTTGCTGGTCGAAGGTCCCCTCCAGAATCAGGATGGCGTCATTCATGTCAAAGCCGTTCGTCTATCGGCGCTTTCCAGCAGTGATCTGAACTTGAGTTCCCATGACTTTCATTGATGGCCTTCGTTCCCCATCGCCTCAATCGGTGGTAGGTTGATTTCGAGGTGGAGGTCGATGTGCGGAAGGTACGGCAGACGGGGCGATAAGCAGCGGATCGCAGAGGCATTCAACGTGAAGGGCGGCCTTGATGAGGTCGACTTTGCAGAAGACAATGACTGCGCTCCGGGCTCGATTCAACCGGTTGTCCGAATGAATGATGACGGCGAACGCGGTCTTACCGTTATGCGATGGGGTTTCAAACTGCCCGACCGCTTCCTGTTCAATACGCGGTCTGAGGACGTCACCAAGACGAGCTTTTGGAAGGAAAAGTTTGCCGAGAACCGTTGCATCGTACCTGCATCCTCGTTCTTCGAGTGGCAGGGGACGAAAAAGTCGCCAAAATCGAAATACGAGATCACAGTCCCTGGGAGTACGCTCTTCGGGATGGCCGGTGTCTGGGCTCCGTGGAAGAACCCGAAGACAGACCAATGGGAGAAGACGTTCTCGATCTTCACCAGCGAATCAAATAGCGTTATGAAGGCGATCCACGATCGTCAGCCGGTCGTGCTGGAGCCTCGCGATTTCAAGGAGTGGCTTGAAGAGAGCGAACGGCCCCCGGTCCATCTTTTACGGATCTTGCCGAATGAAGAGATGGCAGTGACACTCGCGAGCGATCAAAAGAACGCTAGAGGGGAAGAGCCTACTATCAGGGGTCTC
This genomic interval from Edaphobacter bradus contains the following:
- a CDS encoding SOS response-associated peptidase, producing the protein MCGRYGRRGDKQRIAEAFNVKGGLDEVDFAEDNDCAPGSIQPVVRMNDDGERGLTVMRWGFKLPDRFLFNTRSEDVTKTSFWKEKFAENRCIVPASSFFEWQGTKKSPKSKYEITVPGSTLFGMAGVWAPWKNPKTDQWEKTFSIFTSESNSVMKAIHDRQPVVLEPRDFKEWLEESERPPVHLLRILPNEEMAVTLASDQKNARGEEPTIRGLFD